Part of the Streptomyces antimycoticus genome, GCTCGTCGACGCCACCGGAACCGACGAGCAGATCCTCGCCCGGATGCGCCCGAGCACCCGTGGCCGGGTCCGGCGGGCCATGCGCCACGGCTTCACCTTCACCGACGACCCCGGACTGCTGGACCGGTTCCACCCGTTCTACACCGCGGCCATGCACAACGCGGACTCGCCCGACTTCGCCCCGCTGGAGTACCTGCGGGATCTGCTGGAGCTGGAGCGTGTTCATCTGTTCGGAGCCCTGTATGGCACGGAGATGGCGGCGGGTTCGGTGTGTCTGGTGAACGGTGACGCGGTGGAGTCCCGCTATGTCGCGACCAACCCCGCGTACCGTTCCCGGGCGGCACTGAACTTCGTCCACTTCCAGACCATGAAATGGGCGGCCGAGCGTGGGCTGCGGCATCTCGATCTGAGCGGTATCGACACCGGGGAGACGAGCGAGAAGACCCGGCTGATCAACCGCTTCAAACTCGGTTTCGGCGGATCGGAGTTCCGGTACGCCACCTATTCCCGCTGAACGGGAAGCGGGGCGGGCGCGGGCGTGCGGAAGACCGACAGGTCGGCCACGGGCTCGATGACCCGCCCCCGCTCCCGATGGGCCCGTCGCAACCGGATCCGCTGGGCCGGGGTCAGTTCCGGACAGTGCTGGGGAACGGCGTGGAGCATCCGGGTACGGCGCGCGGTCGCCGGCATCC contains:
- a CDS encoding GNAT family N-acetyltransferase, producing the protein MLHVRNAVEEPLGNIAGTGRNASDDFHQDWDRLLFLRRQGVAVRFTEVWEDTRCLATMLLEEADGSWFMWKGPTGVPDPEVLSRLLTDIARLPRVTLVLQPAWALPGVLAEHGFRPGSEFTTLLVDATGTDEQILARMRPSTRGRVRRAMRHGFTFTDDPGLLDRFHPFYTAAMHNADSPDFAPLEYLRDLLELERVHLFGALYGTEMAAGSVCLVNGDAVESRYVATNPAYRSRAALNFVHFQTMKWAAERGLRHLDLSGIDTGETSEKTRLINRFKLGFGGSEFRYATYSR